The following are encoded together in the Ranitomeya imitator isolate aRanImi1 chromosome 4, aRanImi1.pri, whole genome shotgun sequence genome:
- the LOC138674098 gene encoding uncharacterized protein gives MEGVLANIVKISADFTFEANRLAVIVRDKEEERMRILRQRRKRRLWIHPITAQRMTRGVYSTLYIELRENPQKFFNYVRMKAENFEILLGHVEDSIRRRDTQMRFSISPAEHLLVTIRFLATGESFSSLHFQFRLGISTISGIIRETCRALWECLQAEYIPEPSQERWLEIAQNFQQICQFPNCVGAIDGKHIRIVKPSGSGSQFYNYKKYFSIVLMAIADAHCKFIAVDIGAYGRANDSQIFKTSPMGRRLYGETFDFPPPRPLPGTTGPPLPFVCVGDDALQLSPHLLKPFGSRGLTQRKKIFNYRLTRARRVVECAFGILTAKWRILLTAIKLQTQTVDDVVKACVVLHNFVLSKEQVSLEDNVSESTLRDYHNTTFRSPVAVSRMRDNFADYFMSPPGSVDWQYEMVYLFFSTLVKIPFFVWLQNLCTLTLHYCMF, from the exons atggaaggagtactGGCGAACATTGTGAAGATAtctgcggattttacttttgaggcaaatcggTTGGCAGTCATCGTTCGAGACAAGGAGGAAGAAAGAATGCGCATCctgcggcagcggcggaagagaaggctgtggatccatcccatcacagcccaacgcatgacccgtggtgtttattccacactTTACATTGAACTGAGGGAAAACCCTCAGAAGTTCTTCAACTATGTGAGGATGAAagctgaaaattttgaaattttattggGCCATGTGGAAGACTCtatacggagacgagacacccagatgcgcttCTCCATATCACCAGCGGAGCATCTcttggtgactattcg attccttgcaactggagagtcatTCTCATCCCTACATTTTCAGTTTaggcttgggatatccaccatctcagggatcatcagagagacctgccgggcattgtgggagtgcctacaagcggaatacattccagagccatcacaggagaggtggctagAGATTGCACAAAATTTTCAACAAATATGCCAGTTCCCAAATTGTGTCGGAGCAATCGATGGGAAGCACATAAGGATCGTCAAACCTTctggctctggatcacagttttacaactataagaagtacttctcaattgtattgatggccatagccgacgcacactgcaagttcatcgctgtggatatcggtgcgtatggacgcgcaaatgactcACAGATCTTTAAAACTTCACCAATGGGGCGTCGTttgtatggagagacatttgactttccgccccctagacctctccctggaaccaccggtccaccattaccatttgtttgcgttggagatgatgccttgcagctttccccacatttgctgaaaccctttggaagtcgtggactgacccagaggaagaaaatttttaattaccgcttaaccagagcacgaagagtagtggaatgtgcttttggcatcttaactgctaAATGGAGAATActactaactgcaattaaactgcagactcaaactgtcgatgatgtggtgaAGGCTTGCGTGGTActtcacaattttgttttatcaaaagaacaagtttccctggaggataatgtgtcagaaagcaccttgcgggattaccacaacacaacttttcgcagtccagtagcagtctccagaatgcgggacaattttgcagactacttcatgtctcctccaggatcagttgactggcagtatgaaatggtttatttatttttttccacacttgtaaaaataccattttttgtttggttACAAAACCTTTGTACTTTAACCTTGCATTATTGTATGTTTTGA